The Arthrobacter sp. D5-1 genome segment GCGATCCAGGGCTCCTCACACAATGGCCCAGCGGCCCAGGCCAGCACTTTGGAAGGAGCCTCCGCATGAGCACCCTCCTGGAATCCATTGCGCGAGTTCGCAGGGAGGTCTGCGAGCTGCATGCAGAACTGACCCGCTACGAACTGGTGGTCTGGACGGCCGGCAATGTCTCGGGCCGGATCCCCGGGCACGACCTCATGGTCATCAAGCCATCGGGCGTTTCCTACGATGACCTCACGCCAGAGCTTATGGTGGTCACGGACCTCCATGGCACCCCGGTCCGGGGCATGAACACCGGAAGTGCCGGAACCGTGGACTGGGGCAACCCGGACCTCTCGCCGTCCTCCGACACCGCTGCCCACGCCTACGTCTACAGGCACATGCCAGAGGTAGGCGGCGTTGTCCACACACACTCCACCTACGCCACGGCCTGGGCTGCGCGCGGCGAAGAAATCCCCTGCGTACTGACCATGATGGGCGACG includes the following:
- a CDS encoding L-ribulose-5-phosphate 4-epimerase, whose protein sequence is MSTLLESIARVRREVCELHAELTRYELVVWTAGNVSGRIPGHDLMVIKPSGVSYDDLTPELMVVTDLHGTPVRGMNTGSAGTVDWGNPDLSPSSDTAAHAYVYRHMPEVGGVVHTHSTYATAWAARGEEIPCVLTMMGDEFGGSIPVGPFALIGDDSIGQGIVETLKNSNSPAVLMQNHGPFTIGKTAREAVKAAVMCEEVARTVHISRQLGEPLPIDQAKIESLYDRYQNVYGR